The genomic segment TCTCTTTTTTTTCTTTTTTTCTCTTCATACATATTCTCATCAGCTATTTTGATTAATTCTTTTATAGATAAAGGGTTAGAGGGATTATAGCAGGAAAAACCAATACTAAAGCTTA from the Candidatus Atribacteria bacterium genome contains:
- a CDS encoding diguanylate cyclase → SFSIGFSCYNPSNPLSIKELIKIADENMYEEKKRKKRDH